The proteins below are encoded in one region of Phaseolus vulgaris cultivar G19833 chromosome 1, P. vulgaris v2.0, whole genome shotgun sequence:
- the LOC137813881 gene encoding calmodulin-binding protein 25: protein MASSQNVASIEPWTMLRPPVSDSWLAEFFTRDTDSITRALQKSLSAAAVFPEDNDFTPFAATPDSAAAATTPTVSSLSGSDHDSAPRRRGPQTTGKISKRKSRASKRSQTTFITADPANFRQMVQQVTGVRFGSAAPIAPAVLKPEPQRPAGNIARFSGGAGCLPTLDTSAFLLDHTQQVVGHTSAGSGPGSGLSMPGTLPYAPALAALDSHAASFASAGLDFDTLSSFPTLESWKVM from the coding sequence ATGGCATCATCTCAGAACGTCGCCAGCATTGAACCCTGGACGATGCTTCGTCCACCCGTCTCCGATTCCTGGCTAGCCGAGTTCTTCACTCGCGACACCGATTCCATCACCAGGGCTCTTCAGAAATCTCTCTCCGCTGCCGCCGTCTTTCCGGAAGACAACGACTTTACTCCGTTTGCCGCCACTCCCGACTCGGCCGCCGCCGCCACCACTCCCACCGTCTCCAGCCTCTCCGGCTCCGACCACGACTCAGCTCCCCGACGACGAGGGCCGCAGACCACCGGAAAGATTTCCAAGCGGAAGTCGCGCGCCTCCAAGCGCTCCCAGACCACCTTCATCACGGCCGACCCGGCCAACTTCCGCCAGATGGTGCAGCAGGTCACCGGCGTCAGATTCGGCTCCGCTGCACCGATTGCGCCCGCGGTTTTGAAACCCGAGCCGCAGCGCCCGGCGGGGAACATCGCGAGGTTTTCCGGTGGCGCCGGGTGTCTGCCGACGCTGGACACCTCGGCGTTCTTGCTGGACCATACTCAGCAGGTTGTAGGTCACACCTCGGCAGGATCCGGGCCTGGCAGCGGGCTTTCTATGCCCGGAACACTCCCTTACGCCCCCGCCCTGGCGGCCTTAGATTCTCACGCTGCCTCCTTCGCTTCCGCAGGCTTAGATTTTGACACCTTATCCTCCTTTCCCACTCTGGAGTCGTGGAAAGTCATGTGA